The following are encoded in a window of Corynebacterium marinum DSM 44953 genomic DNA:
- the tuf gene encoding elongation factor Tu, translating into MAKAKFERKKPHVNIGTIGHVDHGKTTTTAAITKVLADAYPDENEAFAFDAIDKAPEEKERGITINISHVEYNTPKRHYAHVDAPGHADYIKNMITGAAQMDGAILVVAATDGPMPQTREHVLLARQVGVPYILVALNKCDMVDDEEIIELVEMEVRELLAEQDYDEDAPITHISALGALNGEQKWVDSVLELMQACDDSIPDPVRDTDKPFLMPVEDIFTITGRGTVVTGRVERGSLKVNEDVEIIGIKDKATTTTVTGIEMFRKLLDYTEAGDNCGLLLRGIKREDVERGQVIIKPGAYTPHTEFEGSVYILSKDEGGRHTPFFDNYRPQFYFRTTDVTGVVKLPEGTEMVMPGDNVDMSVTLIQPVAMDEGLRFAIREGSRTVGAGRVTKIIK; encoded by the coding sequence GTGGCAAAGGCCAAGTTCGAGCGTAAGAAGCCGCACGTCAACATCGGTACCATCGGTCACGTCGACCATGGCAAGACCACCACCACGGCTGCCATCACCAAGGTGCTCGCTGACGCATACCCGGATGAGAACGAGGCTTTCGCCTTCGACGCCATCGACAAGGCGCCGGAGGAGAAGGAGCGTGGCATCACGATCAACATCTCCCACGTCGAGTACAACACCCCGAAGCGCCACTACGCACACGTTGACGCCCCGGGCCACGCCGACTACATCAAGAACATGATCACCGGCGCCGCTCAGATGGACGGCGCGATCCTCGTCGTCGCCGCCACCGACGGCCCGATGCCGCAGACCCGCGAGCACGTGCTCCTGGCCCGCCAGGTCGGTGTCCCCTACATCCTCGTCGCCCTGAACAAGTGCGACATGGTCGACGATGAAGAGATCATCGAGCTCGTCGAGATGGAGGTCCGCGAGCTGCTGGCTGAGCAGGACTACGACGAGGACGCCCCGATCACCCACATCTCCGCTCTGGGCGCCCTCAACGGCGAGCAGAAGTGGGTCGACTCCGTCCTGGAGCTCATGCAGGCCTGCGACGACTCCATCCCGGACCCGGTCCGCGACACCGACAAGCCGTTCCTGATGCCGGTCGAGGACATCTTCACCATCACCGGCCGCGGCACCGTCGTCACCGGCCGTGTCGAGCGTGGCTCCCTCAAGGTCAACGAGGATGTCGAGATCATCGGCATCAAGGACAAGGCCACCACCACCACCGTCACCGGTATCGAGATGTTCCGTAAGCTCCTCGACTACACCGAGGCCGGCGACAACTGTGGTCTGCTGCTCCGCGGCATCAAGCGCGAGGACGTTGAGCGCGGCCAGGTCATCATCAAGCCGGGCGCATACACCCCGCACACCGAGTTCGAGGGTTCCGTCTACATCCTCTCCAAGGATGAGGGCGGCCGCCACACCCCGTTCTTCGACAACTACCGCCCGCAGTTCTACTTCCGCACCACCGACGTCACCGGCGTCGTGAAGCTGCCGGAGGGCACCGAGATGGTCATGCCGGGCGACAACGTCGACATGTCCGTCACCCTGATCCAGCCTGTCGCCATGGACGAGGGCCTGCGCTTCGCTATCCGCGAGGGCTCCCGCACCGTCGGCGCCGGCCGCGTCACCAAGATCATCAAGTAA
- the panD gene encoding aspartate 1-decarboxylase produces the protein MLRTILGSKIHRATVTQADLNYVGSVTVDADLLAAAGLIEGEKVAIVDVTNGARLETYVITGRPGTGEICINGAAAHLIHPGDIVILISYLQATLDEALEYEPRIVHVDENNRIVALGNDIAEAVPGSDTVSARNI, from the coding sequence ATGCTCAGAACCATCCTCGGCAGCAAAATCCACCGCGCCACGGTCACCCAGGCAGACCTCAACTACGTGGGGTCCGTCACGGTCGACGCCGACCTGCTCGCGGCCGCCGGCCTCATCGAGGGCGAAAAGGTGGCCATCGTCGACGTCACCAACGGTGCCAGGCTGGAGACCTACGTCATCACCGGTCGCCCGGGCACCGGCGAGATCTGCATCAACGGTGCGGCGGCGCACCTGATCCACCCGGGCGACATCGTCATCCTCATCTCCTACCTGCAGGCCACCCTGGACGAGGCCCTCGAATACGAGCCGCGCATCGTCCACGTCGACGAGAACAACCGCATCGTCGCCCTGGGCAATGACATCGCCGAGGCCGTCCCGGGCTCCGACACCGTCTCCGCCCGGAACATCTAG
- a CDS encoding DUF6286 domain-containing protein, producing MSGDRRAPRANPWARYSAMVTGLVLLAVAAVCARELWLRNSSSIRWESWVDPVMLVVAGATFQPWMLPAGAGAVLLGGFLVWVAFRPRTRTHRELTVSGSSGASVWVRPVDIARLLSAAALRVPGVVDAAGHVTGRGATVSVTAGPAVDDPSPAVDAALTRLLADLGLDLSVRVRLRSHEGVQR from the coding sequence ATGTCCGGTGACCGCCGCGCCCCGCGCGCGAACCCCTGGGCCCGCTACTCTGCGATGGTCACCGGGTTGGTCCTCCTGGCCGTCGCGGCCGTCTGCGCCCGGGAGCTGTGGCTGCGCAACTCCAGCTCCATCCGGTGGGAGAGCTGGGTGGACCCGGTCATGCTCGTCGTCGCCGGGGCCACCTTCCAGCCGTGGATGCTGCCCGCCGGCGCCGGCGCCGTCCTCCTCGGCGGCTTCCTCGTGTGGGTCGCGTTCCGCCCCCGCACCCGGACCCACCGGGAGCTGACCGTCTCCGGGAGCTCCGGGGCCTCCGTCTGGGTGCGGCCCGTCGACATCGCCCGCCTGCTCTCCGCTGCGGCGCTGCGCGTGCCGGGGGTCGTGGACGCCGCGGGCCACGTCACCGGCCGCGGCGCCACCGTGAGCGTCACCGCCGGCCCCGCCGTCGACGACCCCTCCCCCGCCGTCGACGCTGCCCTCACCCGCCTGTTGGCGGACCTGGGCCTCGACCTCAGCGTCCGGGTCCGGCTGCGTTCCCACGAGGGGGTGCAGCGGTGA
- a CDS encoding Asp23/Gls24 family envelope stress response protein, with the protein MWLKISDRAVSRIVAAAAASVPGTVELGRSLDRPAGRSYPRYDVLVDNAARTCSIEAFIAVVWPSPVTAVAEAVRATVAAWVADCTGLTVTRVNVVVGPVVRGRPVTAELLDAHPRHPVLRPVTVRPGPVSRPRTRAPVPLRPITVRGHHVR; encoded by the coding sequence ATGTGGCTGAAGATCAGTGACCGGGCGGTCTCCCGCATCGTGGCCGCGGCCGCGGCGTCGGTCCCCGGCACCGTCGAACTGGGCCGCAGCCTCGACCGGCCCGCGGGGCGCAGCTATCCGCGCTACGACGTCCTCGTCGACAACGCAGCCCGCACCTGCAGCATCGAGGCGTTCATCGCGGTGGTGTGGCCCTCGCCTGTGACGGCCGTCGCCGAAGCCGTGCGCGCCACCGTCGCCGCCTGGGTCGCGGACTGCACCGGGCTGACCGTCACCCGCGTCAACGTCGTCGTCGGCCCCGTCGTCCGCGGCCGGCCAGTCACCGCCGAGCTTCTCGACGCCCACCCGCGCCACCCCGTCCTCCGCCCCGTCACCGTCCGCCCGGGCCCCGTCAGTCGGCCCCGCACCCGCGCGCCGGTGCCGCTGCGGCCGATCACCGTGAGGGGACACCATGTCCGGTGA
- a CDS encoding Asp23/Gls24 family envelope stress response protein, whose amino-acid sequence MSEQHQPAPAGTAGTPGPRGTTRIEDVVVGKIAGLAAREVSGVHSLGGGAGRMVGALRDSFAGPSTTAQHGVHVEVGETQAVVDVSIVAEYGVAIHELAEAIRSNIITAIERMTGLEVTEVNVTVHDVHLDFGPDEDPDAQQPEQHTRVQ is encoded by the coding sequence ATGTCGGAGCAGCACCAGCCGGCGCCGGCCGGCACCGCCGGGACGCCCGGCCCCCGGGGTACCACCCGGATCGAGGATGTCGTCGTCGGCAAGATCGCCGGACTCGCCGCCCGCGAGGTCTCCGGGGTCCACTCCCTCGGGGGCGGGGCCGGCCGCATGGTCGGCGCGCTCCGGGATTCCTTCGCCGGCCCCTCCACCACGGCGCAGCACGGGGTCCACGTCGAAGTCGGCGAGACCCAGGCGGTCGTCGACGTGTCCATCGTCGCCGAGTACGGGGTGGCCATCCACGAGCTGGCGGAGGCGATCCGCAGTAACATCATCACCGCGATCGAGCGGATGACCGGCCTGGAGGTCACCGAGGTCAATGTCACCGTCCACGACGTCCACCTCGACTTCGGCCCCGACGAGGACCCCGATGCCCAGCAACCCGAGCAGCACACGCGCGTCCAGTAG
- the rpsJ gene encoding 30S ribosomal protein S10 → MAGQKIRIRLKAYDHEAIDASAKKIVETVTRTGARVVGPVPLPTEKNVYAVIRSPHKYKDSREHFEMRTHKRLIDILDPTPKTVDALMRIDLPASVDVNIQ, encoded by the coding sequence GTGGCCGGACAGAAAATCCGCATTCGGCTTAAGGCCTACGACCACGAGGCGATCGACGCATCCGCTAAGAAGATCGTCGAGACTGTCACCCGTACGGGTGCCCGCGTCGTTGGACCTGTGCCTTTGCCCACCGAGAAGAACGTGTACGCCGTTATTCGTTCTCCCCACAAGTACAAGGATTCTCGCGAGCACTTCGAGATGCGCACCCACAAGCGCCTCATCGACATCCTCGACCCGACGCCGAAGACGGTTGACGCGCTCATGCGCATCGACCTTCCGGCCAGCGTCGACGTGAACATTCAGTGA
- the rplC gene encoding 50S ribosomal protein L3, with product MSEYEIKGILGTKLGMTQVFDEENRVVPVTVVEAGPCVVTQIRTKETDGYNAIQIAYGDIDPRKANKPAAGHFKKAGVTPRRHVAEIRVDDVSGYEIGQDITVDIFDGVQFVDVTGQSKGKGFAGGMKRHGFAGQGASHGNQAAHRRVGGIGAAATPGRIFKGKKMAGRMGNDRVTTQNLKVQKVDADANLLLIKGAIPGNRGGIVTVKTAVKGGAHA from the coding sequence ATGAGTGAATACGAGATCAAGGGCATTCTGGGCACCAAGCTCGGCATGACCCAGGTCTTCGACGAGGAGAACCGGGTTGTCCCGGTCACCGTCGTCGAAGCTGGGCCGTGCGTGGTGACCCAGATTCGCACCAAGGAAACCGATGGCTACAACGCCATCCAGATCGCCTACGGCGACATCGACCCGCGCAAGGCCAACAAGCCTGCCGCAGGCCACTTCAAGAAGGCCGGCGTGACCCCGCGCCGCCATGTGGCTGAAATCCGCGTGGACGACGTCTCCGGTTACGAGATCGGCCAGGACATCACCGTCGACATCTTCGACGGCGTCCAGTTCGTCGACGTCACCGGCCAGTCCAAGGGCAAGGGTTTCGCCGGCGGCATGAAGCGTCACGGCTTCGCCGGCCAGGGTGCCTCCCACGGTAACCAGGCCGCGCACCGCCGCGTCGGTGGCATCGGTGCCGCCGCGACCCCGGGTCGCATCTTCAAGGGCAAGAAGATGGCCGGCCGCATGGGTAATGACCGCGTCACCACCCAGAACCTCAAGGTTCAGAAGGTTGACGCAGATGCCAACCTGCTGCTCATCAAGGGCGCAATCCCGGGCAACCGTGGTGGCATCGTGACCGTTAAGACCGCAGTGAAGGGCGGTGCTCACGCATGA
- the rplD gene encoding 50S ribosomal protein L4, whose amino-acid sequence MTNLKLDVQTADGSTDGQVELPAEIFDREVSIALMHQVVNAQLAGARQGTHSTKTRAEVAGGGRKPYRQKGTGRARQGSIRAPHFSGGGIAHGPKPRDYSQRTPKKMKAAALAGALSDRARNARIHVITELVPGQEPSTKSARTFIERLTGRKSVLLVVGREDLNARRSANNLPGVHILDAGQLNTYDVLNADDVVFSVEALHAFINRATGADQEEN is encoded by the coding sequence ATGACCAATCTGAAGCTCGACGTCCAGACCGCTGACGGTTCGACCGACGGCCAGGTTGAGCTGCCGGCTGAGATCTTCGACCGCGAGGTGTCCATCGCTCTGATGCACCAGGTCGTCAACGCCCAGCTCGCAGGCGCCCGTCAGGGCACCCACTCCACCAAGACCCGTGCAGAGGTCGCCGGCGGCGGCCGCAAGCCGTACCGCCAGAAGGGAACCGGCCGCGCCCGTCAGGGCTCGATCCGCGCTCCGCACTTCTCCGGCGGCGGCATCGCACACGGCCCCAAGCCGCGCGACTACAGCCAGCGCACCCCCAAGAAGATGAAGGCCGCCGCACTCGCAGGCGCCCTGTCCGACCGCGCACGGAACGCACGTATCCACGTGATCACCGAGCTCGTCCCGGGCCAGGAGCCGTCGACCAAGTCGGCACGCACCTTCATCGAGCGCCTGACCGGCCGCAAGTCGGTTCTGCTCGTCGTCGGCCGCGAGGACCTCAACGCCCGCCGCAGCGCCAACAACCTGCCCGGCGTCCACATCCTGGATGCCGGCCAGCTGAACACCTACGACGTCCTCAACGCGGACGACGTCGTGTTCTCTGTTGAGGCTCTGCATGCCTTCATCAACCGCGCCACCGGTGCGGACCAGGAGGAGAACTAA
- the rplW gene encoding 50S ribosomal protein L23, whose protein sequence is MAKIANPRDIIIAPVVSEKSYGLMEQNVYTFLVDPASNKTQIKIAVEQIFGVKVDSVNTANREGKRKRTRTGYGQRKGTKRAYVSLREGSDSIDIFGGSAS, encoded by the coding sequence ATGGCGAAAATCGCTAACCCGCGCGATATCATCATCGCCCCGGTTGTCTCGGAGAAGTCCTACGGTCTGATGGAGCAGAACGTGTACACGTTCCTCGTCGACCCGGCCTCCAACAAGACCCAGATCAAGATTGCCGTGGAGCAGATCTTCGGCGTGAAGGTGGATTCCGTGAACACCGCCAACCGTGAGGGCAAGCGCAAGCGCACCCGCACCGGTTACGGCCAGCGGAAGGGCACCAAGCGCGCCTACGTCTCGCTCCGTGAGGGCAGCGACTCCATCGACATCTTCGGCGGCTCCGCCTCCTAA
- the rplB gene encoding 50S ribosomal protein L2 yields MAIRKYKPTTPGRRQSSVSMFDEITRSTPEKSLLRPIHKTGGRNTHGHITTRHKGGGHKRRYRVIDFRRNDKDGVLAKVAHIEYDPNRTANIALLHYFDGEKRYILAPKGIKQGTIVESGATADIKVGNNLPLRNIPTGTTIHNVELKPGAGAKLARSAGSSIQLLGKEGNYAILRMPSTEIRRVDIRCRATVGEVGNAEQINIRWGKAGRMRWKGVRPTVRGVVMNPVDHPHGGGEGKTSGGRHPVSPWGQKEGRTRNPNRYSNNQIVRRRRSNKKR; encoded by the coding sequence ATGGCTATTCGCAAGTACAAGCCGACAACTCCGGGTCGCCGTCAGAGCTCCGTCTCCATGTTCGACGAGATCACTCGTTCGACCCCGGAGAAGTCTCTGCTGCGCCCGATCCACAAGACCGGCGGCCGTAACACCCACGGCCACATCACCACCCGTCACAAGGGTGGCGGCCACAAGCGCCGTTACCGCGTCATCGACTTCCGTCGCAACGACAAGGACGGCGTGCTGGCCAAGGTCGCTCACATCGAGTACGACCCGAACCGCACCGCGAACATCGCACTGCTCCACTACTTCGACGGCGAGAAGCGTTACATCCTCGCCCCGAAGGGCATCAAGCAGGGCACCATCGTGGAGTCCGGCGCCACCGCCGACATCAAGGTGGGCAACAACCTGCCGCTGCGCAACATCCCGACCGGTACGACCATCCACAACGTCGAGCTGAAGCCGGGCGCCGGCGCCAAGCTCGCACGTTCCGCTGGTTCGTCGATCCAGCTACTGGGTAAGGAAGGCAACTACGCCATCCTGCGTATGCCCTCCACCGAGATCCGCCGCGTGGACATCCGCTGCCGCGCGACTGTCGGCGAGGTCGGCAACGCCGAGCAGATCAACATCCGTTGGGGCAAGGCCGGCCGTATGCGCTGGAAGGGTGTCCGCCCGACCGTCCGTGGTGTCGTCATGAACCCGGTCGACCACCCGCACGGTGGTGGCGAGGGCAAGACCTCGGGTGGTCGCCACCCGGTGTCGCCGTGGGGCCAGAAGGAAGGCCGCACCCGCAACCCGAACCGTTACTCCAACAACCAGATCGTGCGTCGCCGCCGGTCCAACAAGAAGCGCTAA